Part of the Lotus japonicus ecotype B-129 chromosome 6, LjGifu_v1.2 genome, ctctctctctctctctcttctcgcTCTCACCAAAATGGATGACATTGCATTTCGAGTTATAAATTGACGTTCAATTCACATGAATTTCAAAACTCACCATAAGAGTTCAAACTAGTCCCTTATTCACTTGGTGTGACATCGATCCTTTGAGATGGAGGACCTCATGACTTATGTTGACGATGATGGGAGTGTTAGGTTGCTACCTGGGTACAAGTTTGATCCAACTGATGAGGTTCTTGTGGACTTTTACCTGAAGAGGAGGGTGTTTGCTCAACCTCTTCCTTTTCACATCATTCCAGATTTTAATGTGTTTCAAACTGAGCCTTGGGGCCTTCCAGGAGGAGGTCggtgaaacaattttttttataaatgaaatATCTCCTTTTCACTATTACATGAGTCGAGAAGCGTCATTAACCCTCTCTTTTAAATAGTATTTTTTATTGATCGAAATTCAGGTAGGTTCTAATAAATTGGAAATGGAACCATCTTAATGACTATTCTATGATCCCTTTAATCTTTTACGGCTCCTATTCTAACCCAGAGAATGGGCATTGTgtcataccaaaaaaaaattccaagttCCATGAATGTTTTATGTGTTGTTTAATTTCAATTGAAAATTGAACAAAGATGGTGTGGTGTTTTGGATTTAATTTGTGTTTGCAGATGGAAATATTTTCAATGAGCGCAAGTGCTTCTTCTACAATATTATGGGTCGTGATTTTGAAAACATTGACATGAGAAGTGCAGGGAGTGGCCAGTGGAGAGTTATGGAAAAAGACAAATATGTTCCTATCCCTCGAAACAATCAAGTGATTGGGAAGAGGAATACCTTGAATTTTTGGGAAGTGCAAGGAGCCTATGCTAGAAGGACCGAATGGGTGATGCATGAATTTCGTCTTGCATCAATTACTAACCCATCTAAGGtacataataaaataataaattacttttttttgtacatcaaaaagttaaaaattaCACCCTACAATGACTTGCTAACCGTTATAGTTTCACATTAAGCCAAATAAGTTTTTATGAGGGTAGAGAAATCCTCACTTATAAAATATCTTTTGGAGTAAAATTAGACGTAACTCAAGTTCTTAAACTGACCATTTTAATTTACACCAAAATTGAGCATAAATTTAGAGTAATGCATTTTAAAATATCATGAGAATGATTGGTTGGTAGGTAAGATATATCATTATCCAAGTTGGTTCCTTTTGTCGTATTCATCATTGGTCACTAAACTTTGTTACTCAAAATGCAGATGACAAATTGGGCTGTTTACCGCGTCTTTAAGAATAAGAATAAAAAGAAGGTGAAGGATGCAAGAGGGTGTAATGAGGAAAGCTCCAATGCAGGAAGTACCGAAGACATTGGTTTCAACGTTGAGAGTAGCAGTTTCTCAGAACCTTCCCAAATGGCCCATTCCTTAATTGAGGGCAGCAAATCTTCTTGAACAAAAACTTATTCATGCGCTCTTTTTCAGTGTCTTCTTTTATAATTGACCAATAAGTAACTTTTTAATGTAACATGATATGATACATAATAatgagttttaaaattaaaattggaaTCACAACCCTCTAAAGCCAATATACTTTTCTTTACAAATATCAAAAAATTATACATTTCTTTACAAAAAATTATACTTTTCTTTACCAATATCAAAATTATACATGTACAATACCAGTCTCTTTAGGCTTAGTATCACCTTCTTCAAAAGTTTGCCTTCGTCATTGTTTAAAGCAAAAAGGGTTTGAGAGAGCTACTACACCTAAAATACATGTTTATAACATCTTATTCTCAAACACTTcaaattaaatatcaattacaATGCAAATGACctgaaatcatttttatctttatcatATAAACCACCACGCACAACCCCTCTATACGCTATATAACATAGCCACAATTGACTCCAACTGATCTTGTACTGCTATTAGAAATCACAAAATCCAATAAAAGTGAAAGAAATGCAATAATTCTTTGTATATACAAACATCGATCAACCCATAGACAATTCTAGTTTGAGGTGGGATTGCTTGGTGGTGGAGAACGGCGAAAAGATTTCGTAGTGGGGGAATGATTGAGGGGATAATGAGTCtcacaagttttttttataagccaaagaaGTTTTTAAATTGGAAGTACAAGAAGTACTTCAACcaaatacaaagaaaaaaaaaagataacaagaaaaatgaaaaaaagataCATACAAAAAGGAAAGGAAATGTCCCCAAACCAGGAAAATCCAACACTAAAACAATGACCCTTTCCCCGACTCAAAATGCAGATGAATCCTACAATACCCTGTAGCACAAACTTCGtgaggagaaagagtgagaggaAGCACGCGACTTGATTAATCAGGTGTTTTATCTCAGCCATTTATTTCAATCAAATGATTTAAAATCATTCTCATTTtcacatataaaaaaaattctcatgtaATACGTCCCTTTGTGAACATATATATTATTTACACATGCATATATAGGTTATAATATATTATTCAAGCCCGGTTACTATatcttttttaataaaatgGGTACTaagttatatattattaaacgATATAAATAGACAGGCGGTGTGATAgtcaatggttttttttttagtttcttaatctttaattttattcttaatttgtattattttattcttattatttaataattcaTTCACTAATTTAAATTCTTAAAACGTAGATTATTTACAAGTTATGTGATAACTAATGGTTTTCATTCAGTttcttaatatatattaaattgtaTTATTTTAACTTGTATTATCATTTCTTATTATTTGATAATTAATTCACTAACTTAATCCTTTTTTGGTAGGACTAATTTAACTTCTTAAAAGTACCTTTCGAAACGAAGATTTTTCTCTTAAATTTTTGTCATCTTTTCATTTTTCTCCTTACCATAGATTATTTATGCAAGTATATAtatgataatatttttttaaactatatttgataataaataaaatgtgaATATTTAGTGAAATgcataaacattttttttttgaaaagtgaaATGCATaaacatgaatctaaatataaatgtgcttcatttcaaaaaaaaaatgtgcttAGTATTAAGTAATAAATTCAATATAGAAAATAACTACGTTAtggaatttcattttttattgactAACATTGATAcagaaaattaatataaaaatcaatGTAAATATTAAGATATTTTATACTATGGAATGAAAACTTGTagtgttaattttttaattgcaaataatatatattatatactaaTAAATTTGTCATAATATATTAATCTAAATCAGGACATTAggttatattatttataatgagcatttaatattaattaaaacttGTAAATTATATATTGTAACCAGATATTAGCTTGCAATAAAAGGTATATAATACATTATTTTAAACGtatatatcatatattaaaAAACCGGTATACTCTAAATATTAGTAAATAATtcctattattttaaataaaatataaatttaattaattttctttctataTATCCGAAAGGCGTTTGTTCtataataaacataaaattaaaatagtttttagtATGGAATGcagatatttattttattattgttcttcgtgaattatatatattattcacaAAAGTATAgctttttataataatattattcaaatcaggatattaaatttttttaaatggaatGCAGACATTGGTGATGACACTAGCTATAAATTGATATCCACATGAGTTTTCAACAATAATTCACACTTAAGAGTTCAAACATTGTTCATTTTGAGATGGAGGACCTCATGACTTATGAGGACGATGATGGAATTGTTAGATTGCTACCCGGGTATAAGTTTGATCCCACTGATGAAGTTCTTGTGGATTTTTACTTGAAGAGAAGAGTCTTTGGTCAGCCTCTTCCTTTTGAAATTATTCCAGATTTTGATGTGTTTCAGATTGAGCCTTGGGGTCTTCCAGGAGGAGGTTGGTGAAACAAATTGTTTTAATCTCTCTTTTTCACTATTCCATAAGTCATTTATTGTGTGTTTG contains:
- the LOC130725821 gene encoding NAC domain-containing protein 83-like gives rise to the protein MEDLMTYVDDDGSVRLLPGYKFDPTDEVLVDFYLKRRVFAQPLPFHIIPDFNVFQTEPWGLPGGDGNIFNERKCFFYNIMGRDFENIDMRSAGSGQWRVMEKDKYVPIPRNNQVIGKRNTLNFWEVQGAYARRTEWVMHEFRLASITNPSKMTNWAVYRVFKNKNKKKVKDARGCNEESSNAGSTEDIGFNVESSSFSEPSQMAHSLIEGSKSS